In the genome of Pirellulales bacterium, one region contains:
- a CDS encoding alpha/beta hydrolase, with the protein MVRYHLRVGAVVVLLLGISSISTTLWAIEGTELDYKPDVTYATVAGEELKLDLAIPKGLDHAVPAIVVIHGGGWLAGKRQDMTSVAKEVAARGYVAATISYRFAPKHRFPAQVEDSKCAVRYLRAHANELNIDPTRIGAYGVSAGAHLAMMLGALDSADAMEGDGGNPEQPSKVQAVVSFVGPVNLAGENYTPTQVQILTAFLGGDPKEKQAECRSASPITYLNKGDAPTLCFFGTKDPLVSYDQALQIATALTNSGVPGRVEMILGAGHGWGGKERTRTHNATMAFFDEHLKK; encoded by the coding sequence ATGGTTCGATATCACTTAAGAGTTGGTGCCGTTGTTGTGCTTCTTTTGGGGATCTCCAGCATATCCACAACCCTGTGGGCGATCGAAGGGACGGAACTGGATTACAAGCCCGACGTCACGTACGCGACGGTCGCGGGCGAGGAGCTGAAGCTCGACCTGGCGATCCCCAAGGGGCTGGATCACGCCGTGCCGGCGATCGTTGTTATTCACGGCGGCGGCTGGTTGGCCGGCAAGCGCCAAGACATGACTTCCGTCGCCAAGGAGGTCGCCGCCCGTGGCTACGTCGCGGCAACGATCAGTTATCGCTTTGCTCCTAAACACCGTTTTCCAGCACAGGTCGAAGACTCCAAATGCGCAGTCCGCTATCTGCGCGCGCACGCCAATGAATTGAATATCGATCCAACGAGGATTGGGGCCTATGGTGTATCGGCGGGCGCGCACCTGGCGATGATGCTTGGCGCGCTTGACTCGGCCGACGCCATGGAAGGTGACGGCGGAAATCCCGAGCAGCCGAGCAAAGTGCAAGCCGTGGTCAGCTTCGTCGGTCCGGTCAATCTGGCTGGAGAGAACTATACCCCGACGCAGGTGCAGATTCTGACAGCTTTCCTGGGAGGCGATCCGAAAGAGAAGCAGGCTGAGTGCCGCTCGGCTTCGCCCATCACGTACCTTAACAAGGGCGATGCACCGACCCTGTGTTTCTTTGGAACCAAGGATCCACTTGTCTCGTACGACCAGGCGTTGCAAATCGCCACGGCGCTTACGAACTCCGGAGTGCCAGGACGAGTTGAGATGATCCTTGGCGCAGGCCACGGCTGGGGCGGCAAGGAACGAACGCGCACACATAATGCCACGATGGCGTTCTTCGACGAACACTTGAAGAAGTAG
- a CDS encoding penicillin acylase family protein, producing MFRHCLAVTVSVLSLSAAVRGADLNAYEPPPEGKVRIVRDTYGVPHIIAARTRDIYFGAGYCQAEDQVEQIGKNYLRAAGRSAEFEGISGLGMDYLVRAFGVPARGDASYEQLPVEHQQQLVGFAAGVNAWLKELRDQAPAWIEPVRPQDVMRFATYSDMQFTLSHCFHDLNRAGVKFNAAEVTAVLADRHATFGSNQFAISPLRSATGAAQLSMDPHLPYTGFHRWYEQHLIGPEFNVMGACFCGLPYISMGRSDASAWCMTVNAPDLGDMFVFDINPDDPNQYRDIDGWRKFDDREELFLIRDGEKKAERRLPVRCTVLGPMVAQQNGKAYVFALPWSEPAESANRARQFGAMARAKSAGEFRDALRSLGLVMGNVVYADAAGDIFYISNGRIPKRDGRISSHDPRPGHESWARWQGFHSLDELPQVLNPPCGYVLNTNSGPQNVCPDVAPRPVDFPSYLMGHEANSRSRRLSALLAADEKITVDEMRAYATDTRVEAADLWLDKLVDRIRDHQAKNAATIAADDATLLKEVVAVLAAWDRRADLDSRGGALFFVICTQPQFLAAMDEPDFNKAADTILKQARLAKQRWGALNAPWSDFCRIRRGDVELGLVGCGQGEERFASFITLRPSFGPVRDERMYSIGGSSYGMVVDFSNGIRAVSCLPFGVSEHPQSKHFADQLPLYAKAGFKPAWFDPDEIRDHTESQRELTTAE from the coding sequence TGCCGCACATCATCGCCGCGCGCACCAGGGACATCTACTTCGGCGCCGGATATTGCCAGGCGGAGGACCAAGTCGAACAAATCGGCAAAAACTACCTGCGCGCCGCCGGTCGCAGCGCCGAGTTCGAGGGCATATCCGGTCTGGGCATGGACTATTTGGTGCGAGCGTTCGGTGTGCCCGCTCGCGGGGACGCCTCGTACGAGCAGCTTCCTGTCGAGCACCAGCAACAACTGGTCGGGTTCGCCGCTGGCGTGAATGCATGGCTCAAGGAACTTCGCGATCAGGCGCCAGCCTGGATCGAGCCGGTCCGCCCACAGGACGTCATGCGGTTTGCCACGTATTCCGATATGCAGTTCACGCTGTCGCATTGCTTCCACGATCTCAACCGCGCCGGCGTCAAGTTCAACGCGGCCGAGGTGACCGCCGTGCTCGCCGACCGCCACGCCACGTTTGGGTCGAACCAGTTCGCCATTTCGCCACTGCGATCGGCAACCGGCGCGGCGCAACTGTCGATGGACCCGCACCTGCCGTACACCGGCTTCCACCGCTGGTACGAGCAGCACCTGATCGGCCCCGAATTCAACGTGATGGGGGCCTGCTTCTGCGGGTTGCCGTACATCAGCATGGGGCGCAGCGACGCTAGCGCCTGGTGCATGACTGTCAACGCCCCTGACCTGGGCGACATGTTCGTGTTCGATATCAATCCAGACGATCCCAACCAGTACCGCGATATCGACGGCTGGCGCAAGTTTGACGATCGCGAAGAATTATTCCTCATTCGCGATGGCGAGAAGAAGGCCGAGCGGCGATTGCCGGTGCGCTGCACTGTGCTGGGCCCGATGGTCGCCCAGCAGAATGGCAAGGCCTATGTGTTCGCGCTGCCCTGGAGCGAGCCGGCCGAGTCCGCCAATCGAGCCCGGCAATTCGGCGCCATGGCCAGGGCCAAGAGCGCCGGTGAGTTTCGCGACGCCTTGCGGTCGCTGGGTTTGGTGATGGGCAACGTGGTCTATGCCGACGCGGCCGGCGATATCTTCTACATTTCCAACGGCCGCATTCCCAAGCGCGACGGCCGCATTTCAAGTCACGATCCCCGGCCCGGGCACGAAAGCTGGGCCCGCTGGCAGGGCTTTCACTCGCTCGACGAATTGCCGCAGGTGCTCAATCCGCCCTGTGGGTACGTGCTGAACACGAACAGCGGGCCGCAGAACGTCTGTCCCGATGTGGCCCCACGGCCCGTGGATTTTCCCAGCTACCTAATGGGCCACGAGGCCAACAGCCGTTCGCGCCGCCTGTCGGCACTGTTGGCGGCGGACGAGAAGATTACGGTCGACGAGATGCGCGCCTATGCCACCGATACCCGGGTTGAAGCCGCCGACCTATGGCTGGACAAGCTGGTCGACCGCATCCGGGACCATCAGGCCAAAAACGCGGCAACGATAGCCGCCGATGACGCTACCTTGCTAAAGGAAGTAGTCGCCGTACTGGCGGCCTGGGACCGCCGGGCCGATCTCGATTCCCGCGGTGGCGCGTTGTTTTTTGTCATCTGCACGCAGCCGCAGTTTCTTGCAGCAATGGACGAACCAGATTTTAACAAAGCCGCAGACACGATTCTCAAACAGGCGCGCCTCGCCAAGCAGCGCTGGGGTGCGCTCAACGCCCCCTGGAGCGATTTCTGCCGGATTCGCCGCGGTGACGTCGAGCTGGGGCTGGTCGGCTGCGGTCAGGGTGAAGAACGCTTCGCTTCGTTTATTACGCTGCGGCCCAGTTTCGGGCCAGTGCGGGACGAGCGCATGTACAGCATCGGCGGCTCGAGCTACGGCATGGTGGTCGACTTTTCCAACGGCATTCGCGCGGTAAGCTGTCTGCCGTTCGGTGTAAGCGAACATCCCCAGTCCAAACACTTTGCTGATCAATTGCCGCTCTACGCCAAAGCCGGTTTCAAGCCAGCTTGGTTCGACCCCGATGAAATCCGTGACCACACGGAAAGCCAGCGGGAGCTGACCACTGCCGAATAG